Genomic window (Equus asinus isolate D_3611 breed Donkey chromosome 8, EquAss-T2T_v2, whole genome shotgun sequence):
GGGTCACAGGCACCCCTGCCTCCCATATTCAGCATTCCTGAGCCATACACTGCCACCCTTTTTGTAGCCTGGGAACTCAGAGTCCTCATCAGCAGGAGGCCGGGCAGAGTGGTGGGGGAGTGAGCAGAGTCCAGGGTCCTTGAGGCAGTTACATGAAAAGACCTCCTGGGAGGGGCAGAAACATTTGGACAGATGCATAGGTGGAGACAAATGGGCTGGGGGGCAAATGCCCACTTCTCTCCTTGGCCTAGGGGAACTTCTGCCTTTCCTTCAGTGGCTCAACTCCCCTCACTTGCTTTCTCATATCATTTGGGTTCCacttctctgccctctccctcccctcgaTGGCCTCATACCAGTGACTTCCACTGAGGCCCCTGTGATGTATCCACTGTCTTCAGATGCCAAGAATGTGACCACATCTGCCACATCTATGGGAATGGTGGGCAGAGAGCAGAATATGCCTCACTCCCATGGATCCAAGGTAGCCATCATCTCCCACCAGAAACACCCCCtccctcaaaacacacacaccaaCCACCAATCCTGGTGAGACCCGctcagaaaccataaaacttggGGATCTCTTCATTCAGGCCTCCTCCCCAGGGTCCTCCCCACTCAGTGCTCACCCTCAGGGTCCCCCATATGTCCCATGGGGATCATTCCAGTCACCTGTAAGGAAACATTCCTATGTGGGTGAAAGTTtcttttatgggtttttttgtaGACTGAGTCTGTgacccttttttcttttgtcttcattccttttataCTTATTatctactatttgccaggcaccCTGCCCAGCATTCTCTCTCTCAAGCCCAGAAAGGTTGGCTCTCTGAATgattctgccctctgccctccacccACAGCCTCCTACCTTGTCCAGAACTTTCTGTGGCACTTTCTGTGTCATGGGTGTTTTAATGAACCCTGGGAGGACAGAGTTACAGCGGATGCCATGTCTGTGGAAGGAAGGGTGGCCGCTGACTCTGGAGAAGACTGAGCACTCACCCCTCCCTCAGACCTCCCATATGCCTCAGCAAAGCCCCCCTCACCCCCAGGTGTCTGACCAACCGTCCCAGCTCTCGGGCTGCAGTCTGGGTCAGCCCAATCACTCCAGCCTTGGATGCTGCGTAGTTTGTCTGTCCCACATTCCCCACCTATAGGGGAGTCAGAGATTTGGGATGAGTCAGGAGTCCCAAGGAGGGCGTCTCTTCTCTATGCACTTGGCTGGCTGACCTCCTCCCAACTCGACCTGACCTTCCCTACGATGCTGCTGATGTTGATGATGGAGCCGTGACAACCACTGGACACCAGGGCTTGGGCTGCAGCCTGAGTGACTAGAAAGATACTCTGGGGGGAGGGAGTAACAAGACAGAAAGGATCAGCTGGGTGACAGTCCTCCTCCAACTCCCTTCCCAGGCTAGAGGGGCCAGAAGTTACAGGTTCAGAGGTCACCACCTTGAGGTTGACAGCTATGACTTTGTCCCAGTCATCCTCAGACATGTGGAGCAGAAACTCATCCCTGGTGATGCCCGCACAGGACACAACGACAGATGGCGGGCGAGAAAAGCAGTCCTATGGAAGAGGGAGGTTACACGCCAAAAACCCAGAGGCAGTGGAGGCAACGTTAGCTCTTTAAAGGGGGCGAGGTCGTTTCGCGTTCACCTGCACTTGTTCCAGCAGGCGCCTTGCGGCCCTGGCCTCAGAGACGTCAGCCTGGAAGGCAGCGTGGGCCCCGCGGGGCGCCTCCTCCTCGCTCCCCGGCCCGCCCAGCAGCCGCACTGTCTCCCGTGCCGCTGCCCCGTCCAGATCGCAAGCGGCCACGGTGGCCCCCTCTCCGGCCAGGCGCACACTGACAGCTCGGCCGATGCCACTCCCCGCACCTGAGAGGGGCGAGAATACGCAGCGCGGGTagtggggagagtgggcaggGGTCAGAGGTCAACAGGGCGCAAAGTTAGTAAAGTTAGGACAAGGGGCGAGACTTCACAACGGCTGCAGAGTCCGAGGGCACCCCAACCCGCCCTGGGAGAGCATCCCCTCAACCTGTGACCAGGGCCAGCGCGGAGCGGAGCCGAAGCTGAGACGCCATGGCGGGCTGCGGGCGGAGAGCGCTCCAGCATTGAGCCAATCGGAGCGCAGAGGGGGCGTGGCGAGAGCAACGCCGGGCCAATCAAAGCGCCGCCAGCTTTAGGCCATCTGCGGCCACCGGTGCAGGCGGACCTCCCACCGCGGGGGCGTGGCCAGACACAAGAGTtctggggcctggggagcagggagatgAGGGGCCCCGTTCCCcgaaaaaaacacaaagattgCGTGTGGGGCGGACGATCCAAGGACTTTATTTCCGGTCACCACCCCACCCGCTGATTCAAACAGTgatataaaaagaagagaaacaaaacaaaacaaaaaatcaggacATGAGATTAGCAACtaactccccctccccccaatcaCTCCCAAATCAGGACGCACGATTGATGTTTATCCTCCATTCCTTCTACTACCCGCTCTGTCCAGTACTCTGGTCTTCCCTGAAGCCTCCACCaatgggtgggagagggaggccaACCCTGGAGAAGCCTGTATATGGCAGTTTGGTCCACTGAGAACAGGTAGGGTAGGGAACATGGGGTAGGCTGTCATCTGTCTCTTCCTGCCTTCTTCATGGCCCCATTTAGTCGCCCAAACCCAACAACATGGTCAGCACATGCTCAACTCTATGGTCCCTCTGGCCTCTCATTCTCACCTCCACAGTCCCTGTAAGACCGCCAAACCTTGATGGCCCTCATGCCAAAGTCACCATTTCCCTAAGATCCAATTCCTTCCTTTGGCAGATGTCCCTGGCCAGGGACCCCAACATCCACAGACCCCTGCCCTGGAGGACAGAGgtttggggctggggtgggggtggtttaTCCCACCTCTCACTCAAGGTGGGCAATCAGCACCATCATGACAACTCCCCCCAGCAGCCCCAGCACCTCCAGAAGTGACTGCAATGGTGATGCCTCCCTTAACAGCTCAGGCAACACAGACACCGTTGCTACATAGATGAAGCCACCTGCAGTGAATGGCAGAATCCAGCCAGGACCTGTACCGCCTGCGACTTCACTGCCCACTGCCCCTCCTTCAGTTAGGAGGGCACAGGCTGTGCCTGCCAGTGCCCCTATTGCTGTCAGTAGTTGTAGACGCATCGCCTGGGgggcagaaaagagagaaaggcacTTACCAACATATAAAAGTTAGCAGCAGTTTAGAAATGGCTAGTGGGGTATAGGTGTATGTGGGTAGGATGCATGTTTCTGGAAACTAAAGAACAAGGCAAAAAGTGGGGGGTCTAGAATACACATGTTCTGAAAAATCTTAGATGTCAAAGAGGTTCTTTCCACAGACCTTCTGATCCAGCAGGTCAGGGTTGGTGGCATGGTGTGAAAGACCTCCATTAACTATTAAATGGTTTATGGACCACAGTTTAAGAAATACGGAGCTACAGAACCAAGAGACAGaacttcttttccttcattttgagaGGATTTGTTGTCGATAAAAGTACACTTTGTCTGGAACTAATGAAAGGCCGTCTTGGGTTTGGGGTGGGTGAGCAAGGGGTAAAGAGTTTGAGGTAACCATGTTTGGTGCCCATCACCAACCTGCTTTTTGCTGCAGCCAGACTGGACCAAGATGGCAAAGTCCCCAACTTCATGGGGCACTTCATGTAGGAGGACAGTCATTGTGGTCAGGATCCCCAGCCCCCGACCCCCTCGAAATGAAGCCCCAATGGCCAGACCATCTGTGAAGTTGTGTGCCAGGTCAGCAGCCAGATTCAGGTACCCTGATACACGCAGGTCTTGTAtaggaggaaaggaagacaaaACCATTAGAGGCATCCATCACCCCCAGTCCCAGCCCTGATCAGCCATTATCACATCTCCCCCCAGAGACCACTTCATACCCAGCCGCTCACTATTTCCCAGACACCTGCCGTTACCACAGTGCATGTTTCATTTCACGTGATTCATTATGATGCCCCTCGCCCAGGGTTATCACCAACCCTGACCCTCACCTGAACCTGTTTTTCCCTCTTCAGAATTCTCAGGTCTCACTGGCCCATCTTTGGGCCCCAtgttccctcctttcctcttcctcaacccccctgcttccttttcttcttcctctgagcTCTGCTTCTCTTTTGAATGACgctctgaaggaagaaaggagttgGTAAGAGTGGGGAACAGAGATCTCTCCATATGTCTTCAAAAGGGAAGTCACTTCCCACCTAAGAGCCATAAGATGAGGGGATTTTGAGGCAGGCAAGGTGGCTTTCAGGAAAGTTGTTCCTAGGCTCACCCTGTCTTCCATGTCTATGACTTCCATGTGTGTGACCATGAGTATGTCCATGTCCATGACTGTGTCCATGTCCTCCTTTCACATGTCTCACAAACTTCTCCACCACAAGAAAGGCGACAATTCCACTGAGGACCCACAGTCCCACAGACAGAATGGGGCCCTGGCCTAAGAATGGAGACATTAAGACATCAAGGGAGATGTGGATTCCAGACTCCTCCTTCTCAAGTGCAAGACGAGAAGATTGGGAGGGACAGACCTTCCCCAGCACCCCACCCCCCGTCTCCATCTGCCCCTTCCTCACCACTGTGGGAGTGTCCGTGTCCGGGATGCTCCTGAGGGTGGTGAGAATGAGGTTCTGGAAGAAGGGGGAGAAAAGGTTAGATGAAGGAATACCCCACCCAAGGGGCGTGTATTTGGGGGAATATTGGAAGGTCAGGGATCACAAAGGAGAAAGAACCCTTTtgcccaaagaataaaatatattaaaatttaaggtAGAGACCCGAGGTCACTTACCCAGGGCATGAGGAATGAGGTGCAGGAAGGCATCTCCCAGGAGCCCACCTGAAGCAAAACTGAGCAAGATCTGGAGCAGAGAGCGGTGCCGGGGGGAGTTTGACTCCACAGGGATAAGGAAGAGGACGAAAAATGGAGCTGCAGAGATCAGCACTGTGGCCCCCAATGCCTGGTGAGGGAGAGTCAGGGGTCAAGTGGTGCCGGGTTTCCCAACAATTCAGAaccagcccctctctccctcaTCCCCTGGGGACTCACATAGGCCCAGAGAGTGACAGTGTCCAGGTCCTGCTTGATGCCCGGAGCCCCAGACTCCCCATAGCCTCCATGGCTGTGTTCATGGTCATGTCCATGTCCCCTGTGGTAGAGGCTCTCATGGGAGTGGCCATGGCTATGGCCATGGTGCAAATCCTCATGTGAATGTCCATGGTCGTGACCGTGGGTGTGCCCATGCCAGATGCTCTCGTGAGTGTGGCCATGGGCGTGGCTGTGTCCATGGTGGAAATCCTCATGTGAGTGCCTGTGGCTGTGGCCATGGAAGTCCTCGTGCAGGTCCTCGTGCAGGTCGCCATGACCCCCGTGTCCGGCCACTAGCAGCCCTAAGGCCGCCCAGGTCAGCAGTCCCACGGCCACCCAGTGGGGGGCCCCCAGGCCTCTGGCCATCACGCTGACCAGAGGGACAGAGACAGTGACTCCACTGGACCCTCAACTCTATGCCTATGCAGGGTCCGCTCTACTCCGCTCGCGCCCTCCGTTCACTTCTATAGGCCGCTCCCCGATTCCATTCTGTTCCCACCCACATTGTTCCCAAGACTCGTTCTCTTTATCCCGAACCCCCTCCCGGATGTAGGGTCCCCGGGACACCGCTCTAGGCTTTGATCTTCCACTTTTATAGACTCTCTGGGCCCTCGTCTCTATGACCCACGAGGTTGGGAAAAAGGCCTGGAAAGGATGGTAGGGAAAAGCAGGGAATTCTCACCGGCTCCGGAATCCTCTCCTTTCCCGGTTTGCTCGGACGTGGCAGTCACGCCTCTAGCTCCCGCGAGAACAGGAAGTTCCGTTTTATCTCCGTCCCAATACCTTTACCAATATGGCGGCACTCCGGTAGCGGCGAGCGGCCCTGCCCTGGCGCGCATGCGCGGGTGTGGAGGTTATTTGAGGGGAGGCTGGGCGAGGCCGGCTAACAGGCCCGAGGAGACCGCCTCCTCCGTTTCCAACTGGACGAGGGGGCGGGAACTAGCGCGGAGACTTCCCGTCTGTACCAAGATGGCCGCCATATCGGCGCTGTCATTTTGGTACAGAGCAGAGCGAAGCGCTTAATTCGACCCGGTTCAGGCCAGAGTTCTTTTCTCTGGGGCTTCCTCGTGCTCAGCTAGTCCCTGATCATTCCTTGGGAATCCCTGGGACCTCTTCGGTATCCCGACACTCAGACAGGAATCATGTCTTGGGCTGCTCGCCCGCCCTTCCTCCCCCAGCGGCATGCCGCAGGGCAGTGTGGGCCGGTGGGGGTGCGAAAAGAAATGCATTGTGGGGTCGCGTCCCGGTGGCGGCGGCGACGGCCCTGGCTGGATCCCgcggcagcagcggcggcggcgggagccgGAGAACAACAAACCCCGGAGCCGGAGCCGGGGGAGGCTGGACGGGACGGGATGGGCGACAGCGGGCGGGGTGAGTGTCCTAGCGGACGGACAGGCGAGCCAGTGACCGCGTTatctgcagcccctccccccctcccctggCGCTCTCTCCCTGGCGCTCCCGCCCCCTTGTTTGTAAACACGAGTCCCCTCCCTCCCGAGGGCCTTAGCGCCCTCcccccggggcggggcggggagggggagctcCCGCCCTCCTAGCCGTGGCCGCTTCGGGCCCTGCACACCGGAGATCCCGGGCGTGGGACACAAGTCCTCGAACTTGAGGACTCTGGACGTTTGAAGGCAGATCCTGCCTCCTAGGAGGGTCTCTTCCGCCTGTCTCTTTTCCCGCACGCTTCGGCTACAGGCTGGGAGTGTAAGGGCTGGCTGGTCCACCCCACGTGCTGCCCCACCCACAGGAGACTTGTCTGGCTTGGGGTGACGAAATGCATTGCTTGGAATTTTTCCTCACCTGAACTATCGTCGTCTCCTTTGTCAATATCTCCTCTCACCACAATTAGGAGTTAAACTGTTTGATAACAGGGTGTTTCTGGACTTGGGAATGGGTGGGGTGGGCGCGGTGGGAGATTAGAGAGAGAATTAAAGTCTGCAGTTGGATGATCGAagactcattttctctttttgtctctcttgtcTGTGTCTGTGCCTGTATGTGCCCCTCCCTCAGACTCCCGAAGCCCAGATagttcctccccaaatccccttccCCAGGgggcccctcccccttctcctcctgggcCACCCTTACCCTCCTCAGCAGCCCCATCCCTTGGAGGCtctggggccccacccccacccccgatgCCACCACCCCCACTGGGCTCCCCCTTCCCCGTCATCAGCTCTTCCATGGGGTCCCCTGGTCTGCCCCCTCCAGCTCCCCCAGGATTCTCCGGGCCTGTCAGCAGTCCCCAGGTGAGAGGTTGTGACCCACTTACTGCCtctccactttcatttccttgttttccttGTGACCCCAGATCCTTGTGTGAACTTCCCTATGGCCCACTGACCTTCCAGTCCTCTAATCCTGGCAGGCCTATGGTCCTTGTGAGACCTCTTGCCCTTCCTGAGGTGACTGATCTTTCAGTGCATGCTTCTTCCCCAACCCTATAAAAGAACCCCAGTATTCTTGATGTCCCTTTCATCTGTCTGTGATTTTCTGCCCTTTTTGTCCCATCTGCCCTCCTGAGATACATGCCCTTCAGGGCCACTGTGTTGCACAATTCAGGGGAAACTGTATGTCTGATCTCTTTGGGGTTGTGCTCCAGGGGTGGCCTTTCACAGAGACTGCAGTGTAAATAACGTTCTCTGTAATGTGCAATGCAGAGCCCTGCCTAGGTTGTAGGAAATGATTTCCATCACCTCCAAGAGAGCCTCCTTCCCAATGAGTCTCCCTGTGACTTCCCTATTTCCCCCATCCCAGATTAACTCAACAGTGTCGCTCCCTGGGGGTGGGTCTGGCCCCCCTGAAGATGTGAAGCCACCAGTCTTAGGGGTCCGGGGCCTGCACTGTCCACCCCCTCCaggtggccctggggctggcaaACGGCTATGTGCAATCTGCGGGGACCGAAGCTCAGGTATGGGGTTCAGAGGAccagcagagaggaagagagagtctGCCATTCACTGTCACCTGTGGGATACCCAGGGGCCCATAGGGTTGCATTGGAGCAAGTGAGCTGGGGGAGGCATGTTGAGAACTAAGGACCCTGAAGTTTAGATGTTGGATAGGGGGTGGTCAGAGGGAAGAGGGGGTTGGTATAGGGTTTTTGAACAGTGAGGAGAGTGGAACTGGATCATCCTCATGTCCTGGTTCCCCTTCTCTGTATTTGCAAATACAGAGTGGCCTTAAACTAAGTTTGCTGGGGGGAGGCTGGCAAGGGACTTAATGGTGAGAGGTCTCCATGCCGCCTTGTTATTGCTATTCCCCTCCCCCTGTAGGCAAACACTATGGGGTTTACAGCTGTGAGGGCTGCAAAGGCTTCTTCAAGCGCACCATCCGGAAGGACCTGACCTACTCGTGCCGGGACAACAAAGACTGTACGGTGGACAAGCGCCAGCGGAACCGCTGTCAGTACTGCCGCTATCAGAAGTGTCTGGCCACGGGCATGAAGAGGGAGGGTAAGGGCCTGCCCTAGCCAGGCTTCCCAGTCTACCctgtgggagcagagggaggaggtggagggaagacTGCGGGAGACCACAGGCTGTACCCCTCAGGAAGGATGGACTGATCTGTCTCTCCTCCAGAGGGCGATATTTGatttctctctgccctcctcgTCAGCCTTTCTCCCTGGTCCCCTGTTCTGATCCCCTGAGTTTTCTTCTTAATGCTTGTGCCTCTGTGCCTGCACCTAGGACTCCTCTGGGTCTGGTGCTGGCGTTGGATAACTTCCTTCCCCATGATGGGTTTCTGTGTCTCCCCTTTTCTAACCTGAATAGTCCCTCCTCTCTTTGACCCAGTGCTCCCTCTTTGGTCTCCGTTTCCCTATTATCTGTGGTCTCTCCTCCAAACTCTGGAACTCTACTCTCTTAAGCTACAGACATTACTGAAGTCCGCAGggctgctttctttcttctttatcttatTGTCTTAAATTTGATCCTGGAATTCTGAGAGAGATACTTTAGAGAGTATCCTGGTGAAATCCGTcattttagagaagatgggcCAGAGGCCTGGCTTTCCCAAGGTCATGTAACAAAAGAGTGGCAGGGCTGGAGTCAGAACCCACATCTCTGAGGACCAGGCCAGTGCTCCTTTCACTGCCTTTGTGGAGTCAGAGGAGCACAAGGTTTGTGGTCAGGCACACTTAGATTTAGATGTATGACTTGGCATGTattgtgtgaacttgggcaagctGTTTAACTTCTCCAAGCCCCAAAAGCTTCATCTTGAAAAATGAGGATCAGCGCTCACAGGATCATTATAATAGTTGAGTGAATGTTGAAATAAGCTTGGCACATATCTTAGTGTGACATAGACCCTCGGTTTAAATGTTAGCTTTCTCCCTAATTACTTTaccctccccttcctttctctcagcaTATTTTTCTGCCCTTTTATAACCCCTGCTTCCAGACCACTCCAGTCCACCCTTGTTTCTAGTGACTTCCCTAATTCCTATAAATCTCTCCTAAGGGCCATGAGACCCTGATAAGCCCCTAAGGACATTTTGGAACCCCCTCATGGCTGGCTGCTAACTTTCcgctttttctcctcctccctaccccgctccccctccccccccagcgGTACAGGAGGAGCGTCAGCGGGGGAAGGACAaggatggggatggggagggggctggaggagccCCTGAAGAGATGCCCGTGGACAGGATCCTGGAGGCAGAGCTGGCTGTGGAGCAGAAGAGTGACCAGGGCGTTGAGGGTCCTGGGGGAACCGGGGGTAGCGGCAGCAGCGTGAGTGATGGGGTCAATCCGTTCTACTTCCTGATGGGGGGCGGGGACAGGAGTCCAGGTCTACTCtatctccccctcctctcccttccccttacAACCCCCCTAACACTGCCTGGGACTGCAAGTGCTGCCAAACAAGGTCTCAAACATCTGAGGTGGGTGTGATAGCCTCTTCTGTCCCCACCTGCAAGACAGCCCATTGGCAGACCACAGACGAGTCCGAAATAAATGTTTTCACAAATGCCAGAAGAGAAGCCTGATTTACAGGGATTGGCTCAGATGGGGCTTGAAGAGAGACTGTGTATGAGGAGGGGGAGTCAAAAGCCTCTTATAAGGGGGGTTCACAGTGTACCTcaaaaccttctataacttttaCCCCTTCTCCCCTGCAGCCAAATGACCCTGTGACTAACATCTGTCAGGCAGCTGACAAACAGCTATTCACGCTTGTTGAGTGGGCGAAGAGGATCCCACACTTTTCCTCCTTGCCTCTGGATGACCAGGTCATATTGCTACGGGCAGGTCAGTGACGTTGGATCCCTTTGACCTCTTGACGTTTGACCCCTCTTTGACCTTCTGACCTCTAGTGACCCCAGTGGCCTTAGCTTGCATATTCCGGGAGCCAAGCTCATTGACCTCGCCacctcttcttctcttcccctgaTGTGCTTTGAATCCCATGGCCTGATCTCTGGCTCCTGACCCTTGCCGCCCCACCCAGGCTGGAATGAACTCCTCATTGCCTCCTTTTCCCACCGATCCATTGATGTCCGAGATGGCATCCTCCTCGCCACAGGTCTTCACGTTCACCGCAACTCAGCCCATTCTGCAGGCGTGGGAGCCATCTTTGATCGGTCAGTGGCCCTTAGCTGGGCTGGCCTGTAAGGTAGAGGGGGTGGGGCTATAGGCTGGTCCGTGTCCAAGGCTGGCTGAGCTGTGACCTTTGAGTGACCTGCAGGTCCCTCTCCAGGGTGCTGACAGAGCTAGTGTCCAAAATGCGTGACATGAGGATGGACAAGACAGAGCTTGGCTGCCTGAGGGCAATCATTCTGTTCAATCCAGGTAAGAGGAGGATTACCCCTGTCTCTCAAGACCAAGGCCACCTTGGAGCCTCCTCTTCTCCAGAGACTCCTAAGTTACCCAGCTATCCCCCTCAGTAAGACCCTCAACCCGGAAATCTCCTAGCTGACCAAGAAAACCCACGTCCTCTGATACATTCTCCTTTTGACCCTATCCCATGAACCCACTGCACCCGGCTTCCCTTGCCAGGCATCTGGTGAAGGGCAAGTAGGTGGGACCCTAAAGGGACATTGTATGGGCCACATTTCCATGTCTGTCCTGTTTGAtttgtcttccttcctcttcctcctctcttcacTGCCATCCCAGATGCCAAGGGCCTCTCCAACCCCAGTGAGGTAGAGGTCCTGCGAGAGAAAGTGTATGCATCACTGGAGACCTACTGCAAACAGAAGTACCCTGAGCAGCAGGGACGGTGAGGAGGAGATGTGGGGTGAGGGATTGTGGGGACCGAGGCTCCCACAGGGGCCGGGGTTGCCACAAGGGTCTATTCAGGACCCATGGTTCCAGGTCTCACTCCGcttctcccaccccctcctcaggtttgcCAAACTGCTGCTACGT
Coding sequences:
- the HSD17B8 gene encoding (3R)-3-hydroxyacyl-CoA dehydrogenase isoform X1, which produces MASQLRLRSALALVTGAGSGIGRAVSVRLAGEGATVAACDLDGAAARETVRLLGGPGSEEEAPRGAHAAFQADVSEARAARRLLEQVQDCFSRPPSVVVSCAGITRDEFLLHMSEDDWDKVIAVNLKSIFLVTQAAAQALVSSGCHGSIINISSIVGKVGNVGQTNYAASKAGVIGLTQTAARELGRHGIRCNSVLPGFIKTPMTQKVPQKVLDKMWQMWSHSWHLKTVDTSQGPQWKSLEVFSCNCLKDPGLCSLPHHSARPPADEDSEFPGYKKGGSVWLRNAEYGRQGCL
- the HSD17B8 gene encoding (3R)-3-hydroxyacyl-CoA dehydrogenase isoform X3 encodes the protein MASQLRLRSALALVTGAGSGIGRAVSVRLAGEGATVAACDLDGAAARETVRLLGGPGSEEEAPRGAHAAFQADVSEARAARRLLEQVQDCFSRPPSVVVSCAGITRDEFLLHMSEDDWDKVIAVNLKSIFLVTQAAAQALVSSGCHGSIINISSIVGKVGNVGQTNYAASKAGVIGLTQTAARELGRHGIRCNSVLPGFIKTPMTQKVPQKVLDKVTGMIPMGHMGDPEDVADVVTFLASEDSGYITGASVEVTGGLFM
- the HSD17B8 gene encoding (3R)-3-hydroxyacyl-CoA dehydrogenase isoform X4, whose amino-acid sequence is MASQLRLRSALALVTGAGSGIGRAVSVRLAGEGATVAACDLDGAAARETVRLLGGPGSEEEAPRGAHAAFQADVSEARAARRLLEQVQDCFSRPPSVVVSCAGITRDEFLLHMSEDDWDKVIAVNLKSIFLVTQAAAQALVSSGCHGSIINISSIVGKVGNVGQTNYAASKAGVIGLTQTAARELGRHGIRCNSVLPGFIKTPMTQKVPQKVLDKVTGMIPMGHMGDPEGGLFM
- the HSD17B8 gene encoding (3R)-3-hydroxyacyl-CoA dehydrogenase isoform X2, with the translated sequence MASQLRLRSALALVTGAGSGIGRAVSVRLAGEGATVAACDLDGAAARETVRLLGGPGSEEEAPRGAHAAFQADVSEARAARRLLEQVQDCFSRPPSVVVSCAGITRDEFLLHMSEDDWDKVIAVNLKSIFLVTQAAAQALVSSGCHGSIINISSIVGKVGNVGQTNYAASKAGVIGLTQTAARELGRHGIRCNSVLPGFIKTPMTQKVPQKVLDKVTGMIPMGHMGDPEDVADVVTFLASEDSGYITGASVEVTGMRPSRGGRGQRSGTQMI
- the SLC39A7 gene encoding zinc transporter SLC39A7, translating into MARGLGAPHWVAVGLLTWAALGLLVAGHGGHGDLHEDLHEDFHGHSHRHSHEDFHHGHSHAHGHTHESIWHGHTHGHDHGHSHEDLHHGHSHGHSHESLYHRGHGHDHEHSHGGYGESGAPGIKQDLDTVTLWAYALGATVLISAAPFFVLFLIPVESNSPRHRSLLQILLSFASGGLLGDAFLHLIPHALEPHSHHPQEHPGHGHSHSGQGPILSVGLWVLSGIVAFLVVEKFVRHVKGGHGHSHGHGHTHGHTHGSHRHGRQERHSKEKQSSEEEEKEAGGLRKRKGGNMGPKDGPVRPENSEEGKTGSDLRVSGYLNLAADLAHNFTDGLAIGASFRGGRGLGILTTMTVLLHEVPHEVGDFAILVQSGCSKKQAMRLQLLTAIGALAGTACALLTEGGAVGSEVAGGTGPGWILPFTAGGFIYVATVSVLPELLREASPLQSLLEVLGLLGGVVMMVLIAHLE